From the Flavobacterium gyeonganense genome, the window CACAAAAACAGCACTTGACATCGCTAAAAAACAGAAAGAAGCCGTTGCTTTTAATGCCCGTTATGCGAAAATATATGCCGCCGCAGACGGTTTTGTTACTTCAAAAATTGCTAATGCAGGTGAAGTTGTGGGAGCAGGGTCTCCAATTCTATCCATAAACGAAACCCGCCAAAACAACAATTACCTTCTAAAAGTTGGTCTGACAGATCAGGAATGGGCAGCTGTAAAAATAGGCCAGAAAGCGGTTGTTAGCCTTGATGGGTTTCCTGGTGAAAGCTTTGATGCCGCTGTTTTTAGGAAGTCGCAAGCGGCAGATGCTGCACTTGGTTCTTTTCAGGTAGAATTAAAACTGAATATGAAAAACAGCAAGCCGGCAGTGGGTATGTTCGGAAAGGCGGAAATCAAGGCCGATAAAGCCGAAGATTTTATCATCATCCCTTATAATTCACTGATTGAAGCCGATGGAAATAAAGCCTTTGTATTTGTTGTAGAAAACAACAAGGTAAAACGCCAGCCTGTTACGATCAATAATTTTGAGAAGGACAAGGTATGTATAAAAGACGGGCTTCAAAAAAACGATCAAATAGTTATTTCCAACAGTGCTTACCTAAACGAACAATCCACTATCAAAATCATTAAATAACGAATCGTATGAAAATTACAAACTTTTCTGTTAAAAATTATCAGTTCACACTGATTCTGGCGCTATTAGTGGCAGTGGTAGGGGTTCTGACCTTATTCACGATGCCAAGATCGGAAGATCCGGCAACACATCCTCCACAATATCTGATTACCGTTATTTATCCAGGTACTAGTCCAAAAGATATGGAGGAACAGGTTGTAAAACCTATCGAAAATAAAATTTACGGATTGGATAATATCGAAAAAATACTGACAACCGTAGAAGATGGTGTAGCCGCTTTTGAGGTAAAATTCAAATATGGAGTGGATATTGATAATAAATATCAGGAAATTTCAACTGAGATGAATGCACTTAAAAGCAGTGAACTTCCCAAAGATATCTATCAGATTAAGACGGAAAAAATTTCGTCTTCGGATGTAAAGATTCTTCAGGTTGCTCTGGTTTCAGAGAATGCTTCTGATAAAAAACTGCGTGATGAGGCCGATAAACTAAAGACAAGAATTGAAAAGATAACCAATCTTAAGGAGGTAAAATACCATGGAATTCCAGAGCAGGAAATCCGTGTAGATTTGAATTTGGAAAAATTGGCACAATTTAGAATCCCATTAAATGTAGTTATGGGAAGTCTGCAAAGTGAAGCTGTCGATATTCCCGGCGGGAGTATTGATATGGATACCAAAGTATTCAATGTAAAAACAAGCGGTAAATTTAAAAATGCAGATGATGTTGCCAATACGTTGGTTTACAATGCCAACGGGAAAATCATCTACATGAAAGATATAGCCGAAGTAGGATATAAATCTGAAGTGGTAAACCATATTACCAGGATTAACGGACACCGATGTGTTTTGGTTACTGCAGGGCTGAAGGACAATGTAAATATCAGCGATATCCAAAAAGAATACTTACCGATAATAGATGCATTTTCTAAAGACCTGCCTGCTAACATCAAACTGGTAAAAAACTTTGACCAGGCTGATATGGTGGCAACCCGTTTGGGACATCTGGGCTTCGATTTTGGGTTAGCCATTGTTTTGGTTGTCATTACATTAATTCCATTAGGCGGAAGAGCATCACTAATCGTTATGATATCCATACCGCTATCGCTGGCTTTAGGATTAATAGCACTGAATGCCCTGGGATATTCCTTAAACCAATTGAGTATTGTGGGGCTGGTAGTTGCTCTGGGGTTATTGGTGGATGATAGTATTGTGGTGGTTGAAAACATTGAACGCTGGCTGCGTGAAGGACATTCTAAGATGGATGCCGTTTTAAAAGGTACACAGCAGATAGGTATTGCTGTTGTAGGTACTACGGCTACTTTGGTAATTGCCTTTTTACCATTGACTTTCCTTCCTGATATGGCAGGTGAGTTTCTAAAAAGCCTACCTATGGCAGTTATCACTAGTGTACTGGCTTCTATGATCGTAGCGCTGACACTTGTCCCGTTTTTGGGCAGCCGATTTTTAAAAACACATGATCACGCCGAAGGAAACATCTTTCTTCAATATCTGCAAAAGTTTCTGACCAGAGCTTACAGCGGCATTATGCCAAAAGCATTGAAATTTCCGAAAACCACAATTGCCATTTCTGTATTTTTAAGTTTGGTGGCCTTTGGATTGTTTTTGGTAGCCGGATTTAAATTGTTCCCGACTTCAGAAAAGCCTATGTTTTTAGTCAACATTAAAATGCCTCTGCAGGCCAATATTTCGGAAAGTGACAGGGTTACAAAAGTGGTGGAAACAGAGTTGAAGAAACACAAAGAGATTGTTTATTATACTTCAAATGTGGGACACGGAAACCCACAGATTTATTACAATGTGCATCCACAGGACAGAAAATCTGATTACGCCCAAATTTTCGTGCAGTTGGAAGATGAAACAAAACCTTCAGACAAAACTAATTTAATAAAAGAATTGCGTAATGCCTTTAAAACGATGCCTCACGCAAAAATAGAGGTAAAAGATTTTGAACAGGGACCGCCATTGGAGGGAAATATTGTAGTGCGGTTATTTGGCGAAGACCAGTCTGTTTTACGTAAATTATCCTCCCAGGTAGAAAACATACTGAGAGATCAGGAAGGAACTGTATACATCAACAATGAGCTGAATACTTATAAGACAGATGTTAAAGTAAAAATTAATAAAGAAAAGGCAAGAACTTTGGGCGTACTGACAAGCGAAATCGACAAGGTAATCCGACTAGCTGTTGCTGGTTTAACCGTAGGGAATTATATAGATGATCGTGGAGATGCGAGAAATGTAACTATCACCTTACCAAGGGATAAGTTTTCTAATCTTGATGCATTGAAAAATTTATATGTAAATAATATTCAGGGAACGCCAATAGCATTAAATCAAATTGCGACAGTATCTTTTGAAACAGCACCAACAGCCATAAACCACTTTAATAAATCACGCTTTTCCAAAGTAAGTGCCATGACAAAAAATGGTTATCTAGCCAATGATATGCTCGTAGATATTATACCAAAACTGGATAAACTTGAAATGCCTAAAGGGTATTATTACAAACTATCAGGAGAAAAAGAATCGGAAGGGGATGCTTTGGGAGGCAACTTTCTTTCTGTAATCATATTGAGTACGTTCTTGTTTATTGCTGTCTTGCTGCTTCAATTTAAAACATTTAAAGGCATCATTATCGTAATGTCAATCATTCCGTTAGGTATCTTAGGGGGTGTACTGTTTTTAATAGTATCAGGAAATCCAATGTCACTGGTTTCTATTATTGGCTTTATTGGACTATCTGGAATCCAGGTCAAGAATTCCCTTCTTCTGGTCGATTTTACAAATCAATTAAGACAGGATGGAAAGTCCATTGACGAGGCGATTGCCATTGCAGGAGAAACCCGTTTTCTTCCGGTAGTTTTAACATCAGTTACTGCAATCTGCGGTCTGATTCCTCTGGCTCTCAATTCCAATCCTCAAATATCGCCTTTAGCAATTGTACTAATTGGCGGCTTGATAAGTTCGACAATCTTGGCACGAATTGTAACTCCGGTAATGTATAAACTGATTCCGCCGTCTTTTGAAAAACTATAAATCAAACATTTAATTAGTAAAACATTTATAAATTATAAGCCACACAGAAATATAAAATAAAAAGAGCTGCATAGTCAAAGCATCTAAAAAGGTATAAAAACTATGTTTCCGTGTGGTTAAAAAAATAAAATAATAAGATGAAAAAAACAATTTTAATAACGGGTGCATCATCAGGTTTTGGCTTGATGTTAGCCAATTAATTCTATGAGCAAGGTCATACGATAATTGGTACAAG encodes:
- a CDS encoding efflux RND transporter periplasmic adaptor subunit, with protein sequence MVTTENQANYSFKIGGVISHIYVEEGQFFKKGQLLASLDATEIGSGLNQSDLNVKKFERDYTRALNLYKDSVYTLEQLQNTKTALDIAKKQKEAVAFNARYAKIYAAADGFVTSKIANAGEVVGAGSPILSINETRQNNNYLLKVGLTDQEWAAVKIGQKAVVSLDGFPGESFDAAVFRKSQAADAALGSFQVELKLNMKNSKPAVGMFGKAEIKADKAEDFIIIPYNSLIEADGNKAFVFVVENNKVKRQPVTINNFEKDKVCIKDGLQKNDQIVISNSAYLNEQSTIKIIK
- a CDS encoding efflux RND transporter permease subunit, which gives rise to MKITNFSVKNYQFTLILALLVAVVGVLTLFTMPRSEDPATHPPQYLITVIYPGTSPKDMEEQVVKPIENKIYGLDNIEKILTTVEDGVAAFEVKFKYGVDIDNKYQEISTEMNALKSSELPKDIYQIKTEKISSSDVKILQVALVSENASDKKLRDEADKLKTRIEKITNLKEVKYHGIPEQEIRVDLNLEKLAQFRIPLNVVMGSLQSEAVDIPGGSIDMDTKVFNVKTSGKFKNADDVANTLVYNANGKIIYMKDIAEVGYKSEVVNHITRINGHRCVLVTAGLKDNVNISDIQKEYLPIIDAFSKDLPANIKLVKNFDQADMVATRLGHLGFDFGLAIVLVVITLIPLGGRASLIVMISIPLSLALGLIALNALGYSLNQLSIVGLVVALGLLVDDSIVVVENIERWLREGHSKMDAVLKGTQQIGIAVVGTTATLVIAFLPLTFLPDMAGEFLKSLPMAVITSVLASMIVALTLVPFLGSRFLKTHDHAEGNIFLQYLQKFLTRAYSGIMPKALKFPKTTIAISVFLSLVAFGLFLVAGFKLFPTSEKPMFLVNIKMPLQANISESDRVTKVVETELKKHKEIVYYTSNVGHGNPQIYYNVHPQDRKSDYAQIFVQLEDETKPSDKTNLIKELRNAFKTMPHAKIEVKDFEQGPPLEGNIVVRLFGEDQSVLRKLSSQVENILRDQEGTVYINNELNTYKTDVKVKINKEKARTLGVLTSEIDKVIRLAVAGLTVGNYIDDRGDARNVTITLPRDKFSNLDALKNLYVNNIQGTPIALNQIATVSFETAPTAINHFNKSRFSKVSAMTKNGYLANDMLVDIIPKLDKLEMPKGYYYKLSGEKESEGDALGGNFLSVIILSTFLFIAVLLLQFKTFKGIIIVMSIIPLGILGGVLFLIVSGNPMSLVSIIGFIGLSGIQVKNSLLLVDFTNQLRQDGKSIDEAIAIAGETRFLPVVLTSVTAICGLIPLALNSNPQISPLAIVLIGGLISSTILARIVTPVMYKLIPPSFEKL